Part of the Corynebacterium canis genome is shown below.
TTGGAACATGGATCGTGGTGGGCGTCGTTGGGGGTAGGTGTTGTAGTAGATTTCTTCCTTTGCTTTGCGGTGTTTGAGTAGTGGTTTCCATTCGCCGGTGTAGACCTGTTGTGGGGTGAATCCGGCGAGGCCGCTGTGTGGGTCGTGGTTGTTGTAGGCGTCGATGATGGAGGCCATGGTGTTGGCGGCGGCCTTGATATTGGGGTAGCTGGTTAAGGCGTAGCGGTGGTGTTTGAGTGTGCGGTGGGAGGATTCTTCGAAAGGGTTGTCGTTGGATACTCCGGGGCGGATGAGTGAGAGTTCTACGCCGTTGGCGTCGAGCATTTGGCGCATTTGGGTGGAGGTCATGACAGCACCGTTGTCGGTGTGCAGGACTCGGACCTTGGCGTGGTTGAGCTGCTCGGCGGCGATGACTTGGGCGATGAGGTCGGTGGCGATGTGTTTGTCTTGGCGCAGTTGTACGGTGTGGCCGACGATTTTACGGGAGTGCAAGTCCAGCACGGTGTAGAGGTGAAATCCCTTGGTCATAAAGGATCCGGGGAGCCAGGTGATATCCCAGCACAGGACTTCGCCGGGCCGTGTCGCGGTCACTATTCGTGGTGGTTGCGGCGCCCGTGGCGCGCCGTGGCGCAGCGGTGCTGGCACCGTTTTGATTTCATTGTTCACGCGGTAAAACGTCCGCAATGAGCCGAGCAAGGGCTCCTCGGAATCGACATGGCTGAAAAAGATTTTATAGACCGATAATCCCTGCTCACGACCGTCGCGAAGCAATGCGGCGATACGTTGACGCTCCGGGGCGCTAATCGTTTTCGGCGGCGCGGCCTTTGGGTGTTGTGGTGGTTTCTTCGGCCGCGGATGCCGCCGGTAATACAGGGTTGTTTTCGCAAGCCCAAGCAGCTTCAATGCCGCGTTTTGGGTATAGCCAGCCGCCGCAAGCAACTCTAAAATATGGTCTTCAAGCTTAACGAACTCATCGAAATCGGCTTGCTGCTCTGGGGAAAGTTTCCGGCCACCACGCATCAACGATCGGTATATTTTTGCATGGCGGCGATAGCTTTTCCCATCGCCTCCACCGCCTTGGCATGCGCAGTGGTGGCAGCATCCTTATCCGCAACCACCTTTTCCAATTCAGCGATCCGCGCCTCCAATTTGGCGTGACGTGTTTCCCACTTCGCGCGCGCAGTCTCCCACTTCGCGCGCTCGGTCTCCAGCTTCGCACGCTCCGCCCCCAGCTCGGCGTTAAGCGCCTCCAACTCCTGATTGCGCTGTGTCAGCCGAGAAAACTCCACGATATTTTCATCACTCGTAGGAATATTTTCTCGCGGTGTTAACCCGATGTCGAGCGTGCCCGCCGCAAGCTGCCGCCGCCACAAATACAACTGCCGCGGCGTCACCCCGGCCGCCCGGAGGAACTCTCCCTTCAGACCATGCTTGGTCTCCGCATGGGCCAACACGATCTCCCGGCGCTGCTCCGCAGTAAACGTCCGGTCCGGATCTACCGGAGGGATCTGTACAGACATCTTGAACCTTCCTTCCTCATCCCCATGACCATCACGGGGAAGCTTCCGAAAGTTCACATCTTCAATGGCAAGGTACGATTTTCATCATCCAGGGCAGCCCAGAGGGCCCCGCCGCGATATGTTTTACACAGATTCCGGGATTTTGATGTAAAAAATATCGGTAGACACCGTTCAACTCTCAGTGCGCTATTCCGAGGGGTCAAATAGCGGACTGTCATGGCGCGCCGAAGGGAAATATTGAAGACAACCTAACGCATGGCGGCAATTTCAGGTGTTGGAATTTGGTTGCGGGTCGACTGGGGCGGGTGGTTTTGGCGACCCGCCGACTCCACTCAAGAGCAATAGCCTTAAACGCCGGATACATATGGTATTATAGCTACCATTTATGCGGTGGGCGGGCCATGGGGACTGATCGGCGGGCGATCTGCGGGCTCTGGGGGCGGGCTGGCAGGTTTTTAGGCGGCGTGAGGGGCTGCGGAGATAGGTCGTGTACTCCGCATGAAATTTTTTACACACAAATCCCGGATTCTGTGTAATTTTCATCATCCAGGGCCGCCCAGAGGGCCCCGCCGCGATATGTTTTGCACAGATTTCGGGATTTTGATGTAAAAAATATCGGTAGACACCGTTCAACTCCAGGCGGGCAAAAGGGTAGGGGTCAACCTACCGATTAAAGAAGGGAATTGCGGGCAACCTACCACCATAGAATGGCGCACGGAACGGGATTCGGCAATGGTTTAACATGGGTAGCCGATTTCGAGGGCTTAGAGGCCAAATGGGGGCGCCGCCTTGAAATGGGACGTGCACAAAACGCCCGAGGGAGTGATGGAGAGGTTATTGGAAGGGGACCAGGCCCCAATAGGGGAACACCGCGCGGGATGTTGCGATCATGGAGGGGTCCGCAGAGTGGGTCATCACGTGACCGGGGTCGAATTCCGCAAGGCCGGCAAGGGCATCGAGGTCTCCGAGGGTGCGGGATGCTCGGCAACCGACGGTGTTTTCCCAGTTCGCGGGCATCGGCGTGGTCGGATCCAACTCCACCCCGGCGACGGCGGCCAGCACTTGGTTCCACACTCGGGCAACGGAATCGCGCTGGTACCCGCCACCGCCGAGGGCGACCCATCGGCCGAAGGCAAAGCGATCGGCCCAGCGGCCGAGGGATTGATAGGCAACGGCCAGCGCATCGGAGGAAAGCCGCAGGTGGGTCAGGGGGTCCTCGCGGTGCGGATCCGCCCCATGTTGGCTGATAATTATTTCCGGTCGGAATCGCTGGAGGATCGCCGGCACGATGCTGTGCACGCAGCGCAACCAATCGACATCGCTGACGTTGGTCTCTAAGGCAACGTTCACGGCTGTGCCATATGCGTTCGGTCCTCCGATATCACCTGCGTGCCCGGTGCCGGGGAATAAATACAGGCCGGATTCGTGGATTGAAATGGTCACCACCCGCGGATCGTCCCAGAATAATTGTTCGACACCATCTCCGTGGTGGGCATCCAGATCGAGGTACGCCACGCGGTGCGCGCCGTGATTGAGTAGCCATTGAATGGCCACCGCGGCGTCGTTAAGCATGCAAAATCCGGAGAGTTCGGCGGCCTGAGCGTGGTGCAAGCCCCCGGAGATGTTTACGGCGCGTTTGGCGCGGCCGGTCCATACTGCGCTGGTGGCGGCGACGGTACCTGCGACGATGCGGGATGCGACGGCTGGAAGTGAGGGGACCAGGGGATTGTCGGCGGTGCCGATGCCGAACTCTGGGGCTGGGTGTCCGCTATGCAGGGCGGCGATGTATTCGGGCGTATGTACGAGGCGTAGGAGGGCGTCGCTAGCGGGCGGAGGTTCGACAATTTCGAACATTTGTAGGAGGCCGAGATGGGCGGCGAGTTGCATGGTGAAGCGCACGCGATCGGGGCCCATCGGATGTCGCTTGCCAAAGCTGTAGCGCTCCAGTTCCTCGTTGTGGATGAGCAGCGGGCGCATTAGACGGACCTGGCCAGCGGGTCGCGATGTCGGGGCAGGGCGGCCACCCGTAGCCGAGCGCCAACCACGTGGGTTGCCGAGGCCCCGGCGATCACCGGCGTAAGCTCGACTTCGACAATACTTGCGAAATCATCTTTCAGTTGGGCGAGCCGCACGAGCAAATCTTGGACCGTATCCAATTGCGCGGGCCGCGTGCCGCGATAGCCGTGCAGCAGCGGCGCCGCATGCAATTGTTCCAGCATGTCGGCGGTGTCTTGGGTGCGGACGGGCGCGGTGCGCCAGGCGCGATCCGAAAGTAGGTCCGAACTGACGCCCGAGACGCCGACGGAGACCATCGGCCCCAGCACTGCGTCTTCCAGCGCTTTTATGCTTAGCGACACCCCGGCACTCACTGTTGGCTGTATCACCGGGCGCAAGGACTTGGCGTTTGGATTTTCGGAGAGACCGAGTTCCACGGCGGTCTCGCCGAGCCGCAACCATGCGTTGGCCAATTCCTGCTGCGTGGAGATATTCCTATATATCGTGGACAGTTCCGGGCGGCCGCGGACCGGGTCGGCGGTGGCCTTGAGGACCACGTTCCAGCCGAAGTGTTCGGCGGCCTGTTCGGCCTCTTGTTCGGAGGTGACTTCGAGCCAGGGGACAAGGTCGATGCCGTAGGCGGCGAGGATATTTTGGGTTTCTTCGTCGGTGGCCCAGCGGCCGGTGGGGGAATCCGAAAGGATTGCGGAGAGGGTTTCTTGCACTTGTGGCTTGTTGCCAGTGATGGGTTCCTCGGCGGTGATATCGGCGGCTTGGGTCGCGGCGCGGATCGATTGGTTGTTGATGATCGCGGACAGGGCCTCCAAGGCATCCGCGTAGGCATCGAAGGTGGGCAATTGGCCCTGGTGTTCGGATTCTCGGTGATTGGTCACCTGGCGGAAGCCTACGAACACACCTACGAGGGGTTTGGTTTCCGTGTGGGCGGCGAGGTCTGAAAGCCCGGCGTGGGCGGCTTCCAGGATCGGATCGCCGATTTCCACCACGGCCGTGACCACTGCGTGGGATTCCGGGTCGGCGAGCGCTTCGCTTGCGGCGGCGAGGACCCCGGGGATGGGATCGTCGGTGACTGTGACGGCGCGCGGGGTTAGCCCGAAGCGAACCGCGGCTTGAGACATTTGTTCGCTCAGGCCGGCGGAGTTGGAAATAACGGTGACATTGCGGCCCAGGGGCAGCGGCTGGCGCGCAAGGATTTGCGAAATATCGAACATAGCGTCGCGTCTGGAAACGACGATGGCGCCGGTGCGGCTAATCACCTCATCCAAGGCGGACGGGGGTGCGGAGGGGCGCGGATCCTGTTCTTGAGACGTCGCCGCGGGGGTACCGGGACGGGCGGAGTGCAAGGCCCGGGAGGGGGTGAAAATCACGATGTGCTTTTCCAGGGCGAGGCGGCGCAGCACCCGGAAGAATTTGCGGGGGTTGCCGATGGCGTCGAGGGAAAGGAGGCAGACGCTGGTGGCATCGTCGTCGATCCAGTATTGGATTACGTCGTTGGCGGTGACATCGGCAAACGCACCGGTGGCCACGAAGGAACTAATGCCGCATCCACGTTCGATTGCGCGCGAGAGGACCAAGGTGGCCACGCCCGCGGATTGGGTGAAAATACCGGTGCGGCCATGCGCCGGATTCGGGGCGGGCGAGGCATTCAGGCGGATTTCGGGATCCGAATTTATGAGCCCCAGGGCGGCGGGGCCGAGGGCGCGCAACCCGTGGGCGCGGGCCTGGTGCACGAAGCGGACCTGCTCCTCGTGGGCCAGGGTGGGATTGTGGCCGCGGGCCAATACCAACATCCCGCGGGCGTGCTTTTCGGCGGCCGCCGCAAGCAGGGGTTCCAACTCGGCGGCATCGTATTGTGCGACCACCAGATCGATATCGCCAGCGATCGAACGCAGGTCCGAGGCCGTTGAGCCGGCCCGGGAGGCGGGGGCGGCGAGGATATGCAGGTTGCCGTTGAACGGGGCGTCGACAAGCTGGGGAATAATGGCGCGCATGCGGGAAAGGTCGCCGACAACGGCGATGGATTGCGGGCGGAGGAGGCGTCGAATCGAGGCGGCTTCGGACTTACGTTCGCGCTGCTGCATTACGTCGAAGGAACGTTCGGTGGGGTCGATGGGGAAATTGACGCTGATAAAGCCGTCTTCAAGCTGGGGCTTTACCTCGTAGCCGGCGCGGACGAAGACTTGCACCATGGCCCGGTTTTGGGTCAGCATCTCCGCAAAAAAGCGCTCCACCTGATTTTCGCGGCCCACCTCCGCCAGGTGTTCCAAAAGTATGTTCGCGGCGCCCTTGCCCTGGTAACTGTCCTGCACGAGGAAGGAAACGTCGGCAACCCGGGCGGGCAGGAAGGCGTCCAACACGCGGTAATGTGCGGTGGCCACAATCTGTTCATGCGAACAAATGACCAAGGTGACCTGGTTGTAGTGGTCGATATCGAGCCACGAATGCAGGTCGTCCTCGCTGAGCGTCGGGTGCGCGGAGAAAAAGCGCAGGTACTTGGACTTATCCGAAACGCGGGCGTAAAAATCGATGAAACCCTGGCGGTCGGAGAGCTGGGCGGGGCGCAACACGGCGACGCTGCCGTCGGCCATTACAACGTCGGCCTCCCATGCGCGGGGGGAATCGGCGGGCGAAAAGGCGGAATGCGGGGGTGTGGGCACTGGTCCTCCCGAGGGGTGATTCGAGGCGGCAAACGGCGGATTAGTGACCCAGGTTACAGCATCGCGGCGCTAAGCGGGGCCGGATTTGTGTTTCCGTCAACCCATGGGGTAGGTTCACGCATTGAAGTTTGATCGGCTCCGATGCCGAGTTCAAGTTTCACCGAAGACCGTCGGTTGCCTCGCGGATGTGCGGGGCCGAAGGTTTCCGCGCGAAGACGGAAGCGACCCACGCAGGAGAACTTGGAGCATTCTCATAGTTGTATGCGATGCGCCCTGTGCTCTTGTACGGGGCGTTTTTGATGTG
Proteins encoded:
- a CDS encoding DDE-type integrase/transposase/recombinase, which produces MRGGRKLSPEQQADFDEFVKLEDHILELLAAAGYTQNAALKLLGLAKTTLYYRRHPRPKKPPQHPKAAPPKTISAPERQRIAALLRDGREQGLSVYKIFFSHVDSEEPLLGSLRTFYRVNNEIKTVPAPLRHGAPRAPQPPRIVTATRPGEVLCWDITWLPGSFMTKGFHLYTVLDLHSRKIVGHTVQLRQDKHIATDLIAQVIAAEQLNHAKVRVLHTDNGAVMTSTQMRQMLDANGVELSLIRPGVSNDNPFEESSHRTLKHHRYALTSYPNIKAAANTMASIIDAYNNHDPHSGLAGFTPQQVYTGEWKPLLKHRKAKEEIYYNTYPQRRPPRSMFQPPPATVGIKIGTPPPTPQNQVQ
- a CDS encoding transposase, whose translation is MSVQIPPVDPDRTFTAEQRREIVLAHAETKHGLKGEFLRAAGVTPRQLYLWRRQLAAGTLDIGLTPRENIPTSDENIVEFSRLTQRNQELEALNAELGAERAKLETERAKWETARAKWETRHAKLEARIAELEKVVADKDAATTAHAKAVEAMGKAIAAMQKYTDR
- a CDS encoding acetoin utilization protein AcuC — encoded protein: MRPLLIHNEELERYSFGKRHPMGPDRVRFTMQLAAHLGLLQMFEIVEPPPASDALLRLVHTPEYIAALHSGHPAPEFGIGTADNPLVPSLPAVASRIVAGTVAATSAVWTGRAKRAVNISGGLHHAQAAELSGFCMLNDAAVAIQWLLNHGAHRVAYLDLDAHHGDGVEQLFWDDPRVVTISIHESGLYLFPGTGHAGDIGGPNAYGTAVNVALETNVSDVDWLRCVHSIVPAILQRFRPEIIISQHGADPHREDPLTHLRLSSDALAVAYQSLGRWADRFAFGRWVALGGGGYQRDSVARVWNQVLAAVAGVELDPTTPMPANWENTVGCRASRTLGDLDALAGLAEFDPGHVMTHSADPSMIATSRAVFPYWGLVPFQ
- a CDS encoding GNAT family N-acetyltransferase codes for the protein MPTPPHSAFSPADSPRAWEADVVMADGSVAVLRPAQLSDRQGFIDFYARVSDKSKYLRFFSAHPTLSEDDLHSWLDIDHYNQVTLVICSHEQIVATAHYRVLDAFLPARVADVSFLVQDSYQGKGAANILLEHLAEVGRENQVERFFAEMLTQNRAMVQVFVRAGYEVKPQLEDGFISVNFPIDPTERSFDVMQQRERKSEAASIRRLLRPQSIAVVGDLSRMRAIIPQLVDAPFNGNLHILAAPASRAGSTASDLRSIAGDIDLVVAQYDAAELEPLLAAAAEKHARGMLVLARGHNPTLAHEEQVRFVHQARAHGLRALGPAALGLINSDPEIRLNASPAPNPAHGRTGIFTQSAGVATLVLSRAIERGCGISSFVATGAFADVTANDVIQYWIDDDATSVCLLSLDAIGNPRKFFRVLRRLALEKHIVIFTPSRALHSARPGTPAATSQEQDPRPSAPPSALDEVISRTGAIVVSRRDAMFDISQILARQPLPLGRNVTVISNSAGLSEQMSQAAVRFGLTPRAVTVTDDPIPGVLAAASEALADPESHAVVTAVVEIGDPILEAAHAGLSDLAAHTETKPLVGVFVGFRQVTNHRESEHQGQLPTFDAYADALEALSAIINNQSIRAATQAADITAEEPITGNKPQVQETLSAILSDSPTGRWATDEETQNILAAYGIDLVPWLEVTSEQEAEQAAEHFGWNVVLKATADPVRGRPELSTIYRNISTQQELANAWLRLGETAVELGLSENPNAKSLRPVIQPTVSAGVSLSIKALEDAVLGPMVSVGVSGVSSDLLSDRAWRTAPVRTQDTADMLEQLHAAPLLHGYRGTRPAQLDTVQDLLVRLAQLKDDFASIVEVELTPVIAGASATHVVGARLRVAALPRHRDPLARSV